One window of the bacterium genome contains the following:
- a CDS encoding UvrD-helicase domain-containing protein has translation MRNKDGQLKNFLGQLNPEQLAAVTAPDGPVLVLAGAGSGKTRVLTGRAFYLIAAKSVSPGSIVVVTFTNKAAEELRSRLRSYVGSDELPWAGTFHAFCARLLRQHGTALGISREFSIYDTSDTEQLLSGILADRRIGRDALSPSLLRSWISLVKNGGRLTGRHPHHTSVPDLLKEYDERLRAARAVDFDDLLGLPLALFEKDSSVLELLQRKFDYVLIDEFQDTNRHQYELAMQLARPQNNLFVVGDDDQSIYGWRGANYRNVFDFQRDLKEAKVYSLERNYRSTQPILDVANDVIAARKHSESKRLWTAVEGGERVTIRQCAHAAEEAYEVVGEIEQLVRRHGYSYRDLAILFRTNALSRSFEETLVTRAIPYSLVGGTRFYDRKEIKDFLAYLRVLVNPEDDQACRRVLRTPPRGIGAVTVGHLEEAARLRGCGMASVLLDPLQADELPMAARRRLEPITKVLCTLRESTVGLDLVSTVETVLQCSGLVEYFTEQEEEQSEERVANLEQLVAAARDRSDADPGCTLVDFLNDVALVADIDDYDETPDRVVLMTMHAAKGLEFPVVLVVALEDGIVPHQRSQGSDDEIEEERRLLYVAITRAQERLVLSYAQNRYVNGVVGFQDPSPFLRDISPDHLRGWSLPGGRSLNTNDSGPDSHGQSESAPRWGQTSAPSALSSPIPFRIGDVVEHPEFGIGVVTAKAGGISDLKVRVAFEGMGSKLLAVKFAPLRKVT, from the coding sequence GTGCGTAATAAGGACGGGCAACTCAAGAATTTTCTTGGCCAACTGAATCCGGAGCAATTGGCGGCGGTGACCGCGCCCGACGGACCGGTCCTGGTCTTGGCGGGTGCGGGTTCGGGGAAAACGCGAGTGCTGACCGGTCGGGCGTTCTATCTCATCGCCGCGAAAAGCGTCAGTCCCGGTTCGATCGTGGTGGTGACGTTCACGAACAAGGCGGCCGAAGAACTACGCTCGCGGCTCCGTTCATACGTGGGCAGTGATGAACTGCCGTGGGCGGGAACGTTCCATGCGTTCTGCGCGCGTCTGCTCCGGCAACACGGAACGGCGCTCGGGATATCACGCGAATTCAGCATCTACGATACGTCCGACACCGAGCAGCTCTTGTCGGGCATTCTCGCCGACCGTCGAATCGGCCGCGACGCGCTGAGTCCTTCGCTGTTGCGGTCATGGATCTCGCTGGTGAAGAACGGCGGCCGGTTGACGGGCCGTCATCCGCATCATACGTCCGTGCCGGACCTGCTGAAGGAGTACGATGAGCGGCTGCGGGCCGCGCGGGCGGTGGACTTCGACGATTTGCTCGGCCTGCCTCTCGCACTGTTCGAGAAGGATTCGTCGGTTCTTGAGCTGCTTCAACGCAAGTTCGATTATGTTTTGATTGACGAATTCCAGGACACCAATCGCCACCAGTACGAACTGGCTATGCAGCTCGCGAGGCCCCAGAACAATCTGTTCGTGGTGGGGGACGATGACCAGTCCATCTACGGTTGGCGGGGTGCGAATTATCGCAACGTGTTCGACTTCCAGCGCGATCTGAAAGAGGCGAAGGTCTATTCTCTCGAACGAAACTACCGCTCCACACAACCGATTCTGGACGTCGCCAACGACGTGATCGCCGCCCGGAAACATAGTGAGAGTAAGAGGCTGTGGACGGCCGTCGAAGGCGGCGAGCGAGTGACCATCCGTCAATGCGCGCACGCCGCCGAAGAAGCCTACGAAGTTGTCGGCGAAATCGAACAGCTTGTCCGGCGTCACGGATATTCCTATCGCGATTTGGCGATCCTGTTCCGCACCAACGCGCTCTCCCGCAGCTTCGAGGAGACGCTGGTCACTCGCGCGATTCCCTATTCGCTCGTGGGGGGAACGCGATTCTACGACCGGAAAGAGATCAAGGATTTTCTGGCCTATCTTCGCGTGTTGGTGAATCCCGAAGACGATCAGGCGTGCCGCCGCGTGCTGCGAACTCCCCCGCGCGGCATCGGAGCCGTGACGGTCGGCCATCTTGAAGAAGCGGCTCGACTTCGTGGATGCGGAATGGCATCTGTGCTCCTTGATCCTCTACAAGCCGACGAGCTTCCCATGGCTGCCCGGCGACGGCTGGAGCCGATCACGAAGGTGTTATGCACACTCCGAGAGAGTACCGTTGGACTCGACTTGGTGTCCACCGTCGAGACCGTGTTGCAATGCAGCGGGCTTGTCGAGTATTTTACCGAGCAGGAAGAAGAGCAATCCGAAGAACGGGTGGCCAATCTCGAACAGCTCGTTGCGGCGGCGCGTGATCGAAGCGACGCCGATCCCGGATGCACGCTCGTGGATTTCCTGAACGACGTGGCGCTGGTGGCGGATATTGACGACTACGACGAAACGCCGGATCGAGTCGTCCTGATGACGATGCACGCCGCCAAGGGGCTGGAGTTTCCCGTCGTGCTTGTCGTTGCGCTCGAGGATGGAATCGTACCTCACCAGCGAAGTCAGGGATCGGACGATGAGATCGAGGAAGAGCGGCGACTGCTCTATGTGGCGATAACGCGCGCACAAGAACGTTTGGTTTTGAGCTATGCGCAGAATCGCTACGTGAACGGTGTGGTCGGATTCCAGGACCCTTCGCCCTTTCTTCGCGACATTTCGCCCGATCATCTTCGCGGCTGGAGTCTGCCCGGCGGTCGAAGTTTGAATACAAATGACTCCGGACCGGATTCACATGGGCAATCCGAGAGCGCTCCGCGGTGGGGACAGACGTCCGCGCCATCGGCACTTTCTTCTCCGATACCGTTTCGAATTGGTGATGTGGTGGAGCATCCGGAGTTCGGCATCGGCGTGGTCACGGCTAAGGCGGGTGGAATCAGCGACCTCAAAGTCCGGGTAGCCTTCGAGGGAATGGGATCGAAACTGCTGGCGGTGAAGTTCGCTCCGCTACGGAAGGTTACCTGA
- the nadC gene encoding carboxylating nicotinate-nucleotide diphosphorylase translates to MDRLEEVICTALAEDLIGNCDLTSDHFVPADTVGNGWIEAREEAVVSGLEATVAVFRAVDADLSLRILVSDGALVHAADRVLEIHGSAGSILRAERTALNLLCHLAGVATATRAFVKATAEYGTRILCTRKTTPGLRILEVAAVHLGGGDAYRTNLSDSVLLKDNHIGMLGGMSGVRARLEQIKSEDPNLAARLVSEGKIETATMDDIAAAVELGWRQILLDNFPVSEVQTAVRRWGDRVFLEVSGGVSLANVREYAATGVHAISIGAITHSSRAMDFSLEVEWRIDS, encoded by the coding sequence ATGGATCGGCTCGAAGAGGTCATTTGTACTGCACTGGCTGAGGATCTCATCGGCAACTGCGACCTGACGTCCGACCATTTTGTGCCGGCCGACACGGTCGGAAACGGCTGGATCGAAGCCCGCGAAGAGGCTGTAGTGTCGGGGCTGGAGGCAACGGTCGCCGTCTTTCGAGCGGTGGACGCCGACCTTTCGCTTCGGATACTTGTCTCTGACGGTGCGCTGGTTCACGCTGCCGATCGAGTGCTCGAAATCCACGGATCCGCCGGATCCATTCTTCGCGCCGAGCGCACGGCCTTGAATTTGCTCTGTCATCTCGCGGGTGTTGCAACGGCGACCCGTGCCTTTGTGAAGGCGACTGCAGAATACGGCACGCGAATTCTCTGTACGCGTAAAACGACGCCGGGACTGCGAATCCTCGAAGTGGCGGCGGTGCACCTCGGCGGCGGAGATGCGTATCGGACGAATCTCAGCGACTCCGTTCTGCTCAAGGACAATCACATCGGCATGTTGGGCGGGATGAGCGGCGTTCGCGCGCGCCTAGAACAAATCAAGTCGGAAGATCCGAATCTCGCCGCGCGGCTTGTGAGCGAGGGAAAAATCGAAACCGCCACGATGGACGATATCGCGGCCGCCGTCGAGCTGGGCTGGCGGCAGATTCTCCTCGACAATTTCCCGGTAAGTGAAGTGCAAACGGCGGTGCGGCGCTGGGGCGACCGCGTTTTCCTGGAGGTATCGGGCGGCGTCTCGTTGGCCAACGTTCGGGAATACGCGGCCACCGGAGTGCACGCCATTTCCATAGGAGCGATCACTCATTCCAGTCGGGCGATGGATTTTTCGCTCGAAGTCGAATGGAGGATTGATTCATGA
- a CDS encoding response regulator yields MKAKLLVVDDEKNLRELYRIELEEEGYDVDTASNATEVMEKVEAAQYDLIILDIRMPGMSGIDLLQKIMARDKRQPVIFNTAYPSYRDNFMTWPAEAYVVKSADTTELKQTIKKVLAKHS; encoded by the coding sequence ATGAAGGCCAAGCTACTGGTTGTAGACGATGAGAAGAATCTTCGCGAGTTGTACCGGATCGAACTCGAAGAAGAAGGTTATGACGTGGATACGGCGTCCAACGCCACTGAGGTGATGGAGAAGGTGGAAGCCGCGCAGTATGACCTCATCATCCTCGATATCCGCATGCCGGGCATGTCCGGCATTGACCTGCTGCAGAAGATCATGGCGCGCGACAAACGTCAGCCGGTAATCTTCAACACGGCCTATCCGTCGTATCGGGACAACTTTATGACGTGGCCGGCCGAAGCCTATGTCGTGAAGAGCGCCGACACTACGGAACTGAAACAAACGATCAAGAAGGTCCTGGCCAAACACTCATGA
- the glgC gene encoding glucose-1-phosphate adenylyltransferase, with protein sequence MKPIFEQALTLVMAGGRGERLYPLTRDLAKPVVPFGGSYRIIDFTLSNCFNSGIRQIYLLTQYSNLTMTRHLRLAWDSLFRGELDEFIEALPPQHRTAEDWYRGTADSIYQNIELLEAHKPEYVLVLSGDHVYKMDYSLLLEYHIEKHAELTIAAVEIERAEAQQMGVLGVDADCRVREFVEKPENPPPIPKNSNMSLVSMGVYVFNTAKLVRELIRDAKDPHSKRDFGRNIIPSLIERDEMVMAYPFREERTRKTAYWRDIGTLDSYYTTNLDLADPYPEIDLYEQRWPIRTYFGQFPPARVVDSSLDLGLHGTVVDSLICSGCVISGGRVEKSVLSPQVRVHTGAEVTESVLMERVDIGRRAVVRRALLCPGVHVPDGATIGVNHEDDAARFIVTPKGVTVVPGDFTW encoded by the coding sequence ATGAAGCCGATCTTCGAGCAGGCGCTTACTCTGGTCATGGCGGGCGGACGCGGCGAACGTCTGTATCCGCTCACCCGCGATCTGGCCAAACCCGTGGTTCCCTTCGGCGGCAGCTACCGGATCATTGATTTCACGCTGTCCAACTGTTTCAATAGCGGAATCCGCCAGATCTACTTGCTGACTCAATATAGCAACCTCACCATGACCCGCCATCTGCGGCTCGCTTGGGATTCGCTCTTTCGGGGTGAGCTCGATGAGTTCATCGAGGCCCTCCCGCCGCAGCATCGCACTGCGGAAGACTGGTATCGCGGCACCGCCGATTCGATCTACCAGAATATCGAGCTGCTGGAAGCGCACAAGCCCGAGTACGTGCTGGTGTTGTCGGGCGATCACGTGTACAAGATGGACTACTCGCTGCTCCTTGAGTACCACATCGAGAAGCACGCGGAACTAACCATTGCGGCCGTTGAAATTGAACGGGCCGAGGCGCAGCAGATGGGGGTGTTGGGAGTGGACGCCGATTGCCGGGTGCGGGAATTCGTCGAGAAGCCGGAGAATCCTCCGCCGATTCCGAAGAATTCCAATATGTCCCTGGTGTCCATGGGAGTCTACGTGTTCAATACCGCCAAGCTGGTGCGGGAGCTCATTCGCGACGCGAAGGATCCTCATTCGAAACGGGATTTCGGGCGCAATATCATTCCGTCGCTCATCGAACGGGACGAAATGGTGATGGCCTATCCGTTCCGCGAGGAAAGAACCCGTAAAACCGCCTACTGGCGCGACATCGGGACTCTCGATTCCTACTACACGACCAATCTCGATCTGGCCGATCCGTATCCGGAAATTGACCTGTACGAGCAGCGGTGGCCCATCCGCACCTACTTCGGTCAGTTCCCGCCCGCGCGAGTGGTGGATTCGAGTCTGGATCTCGGCCTGCACGGAACGGTGGTGGACTCGCTGATCTGTTCGGGTTGTGTGATTTCCGGCGGTCGCGTCGAGAAATCGGTTCTCTCGCCGCAGGTTCGCGTCCATACGGGAGCCGAAGTGACGGAGTCCGTTCTGATGGAACGGGTGGACATTGGACGCCGGGCGGTGGTGCGCCGGGCGTTGTTGTGTCCGGGTGTTCACGTCCCCGATGGTGCGACGATTGGCGTGAATCATGAAGATGACGCTGCGCGTTTTATTGTCACACCCAAGGGAGTGACCGTCGTACCGGGAGACTTCACATGGTAA